The Arachis ipaensis cultivar K30076 chromosome B07, Araip1.1, whole genome shotgun sequence genome includes a window with the following:
- the LOC107606254 gene encoding uncharacterized protein LOC107606254 isoform X3, with product MANAAIIAELNRNTENRAKLIEEIVKLERKIFPKHESYAAFFDNELKRKNAGLLYLHADAELVGYVMYSWPSSLYASITKLAGAMEEARPRRGTAESSDSEMQDQEGFAHNASCGSLEDTSSEPLQETWFSS from the exons ATGGCGAACGCGGCGATTATCGCCGAGCTTAACAGGAACACTGAAAACCGTGCTAAGTTAATTGAAGAAATTGTGAAGTTGGAGAGAAAGATCTTTCCCAAACACGAATCATACGCCGCATTCTTCGACAACGAACTCAAACGGAAGAACGCTGGACTTCTCTACCTCCACGCTGATGCCGAACTTGTTGGCTATGTCATGTATTCTTGGCCTTCTTCCCTCTACGCCTCCATCACCAAGCTCGCAG GAGCAATGGAGGAAGCAAGGCCACGGCGAGGCACTGCTGAAAGCAGCGATTCAGAAATGCAAGACCAGGAAGGTTTCGCGCATAATGCTTCATGTGGATCCCTCGAGGACACCAGCAGTGAGCCTTTACAAGAAACATGGTTTTCAAGTTGA
- the LOC107606254 gene encoding uncharacterized protein LOC107606254 isoform X2, giving the protein MAIILCRNTENRAKLIEEIVKLERKIFPKHESYAAFFDNELKRKNAGLLYLHADAELVGYVMYSWPSSLYASITKLAVKEQWRKQGHGEALLKAAIQKCKTRKVSRIMLHVDPSRTPAVSLYKKHGFQVDRLIEGYYSLERHAYVMYLELDSN; this is encoded by the exons ATGGCGATAATTCTATGCAG GAACACTGAAAACCGTGCTAAGTTAATTGAAGAAATTGTGAAGTTGGAGAGAAAGATCTTTCCCAAACACGAATCATACGCCGCATTCTTCGACAACGAACTCAAACGGAAGAACGCTGGACTTCTCTACCTCCACGCTGATGCCGAACTTGTTGGCTATGTCATGTATTCTTGGCCTTCTTCCCTCTACGCCTCCATCACCAAGCTCGCAG TGAAGGAGCAATGGAGGAAGCAAGGCCACGGCGAGGCACTGCTGAAAGCAGCGATTCAGAAATGCAAGACCAGGAAGGTTTCGCGCATAATGCTTCATGTGGATCCCTCGAGGACACCAGCAGTGAGCCTTTACAAGAAACATGGTTTTCAAGTTGATCGCTTGATTGAAGGTTACTACTCCTTGGAAAGACATGCATATGTAATGTACTTGGAACTTGATTCAAATTGA
- the LOC107606254 gene encoding uncharacterized protein LOC107606254 isoform X1, whose product MANAAIIAELNRNTENRAKLIEEIVKLERKIFPKHESYAAFFDNELKRKNAGLLYLHADAELVGYVMYSWPSSLYASITKLAVKEQWRKQGHGEALLKAAIQKCKTRKVSRIMLHVDPSRTPAVSLYKKHGFQVDRLIEGYYSLERHAYVMYLELDSN is encoded by the exons ATGGCGAACGCGGCGATTATCGCCGAGCTTAACAGGAACACTGAAAACCGTGCTAAGTTAATTGAAGAAATTGTGAAGTTGGAGAGAAAGATCTTTCCCAAACACGAATCATACGCCGCATTCTTCGACAACGAACTCAAACGGAAGAACGCTGGACTTCTCTACCTCCACGCTGATGCCGAACTTGTTGGCTATGTCATGTATTCTTGGCCTTCTTCCCTCTACGCCTCCATCACCAAGCTCGCAG TGAAGGAGCAATGGAGGAAGCAAGGCCACGGCGAGGCACTGCTGAAAGCAGCGATTCAGAAATGCAAGACCAGGAAGGTTTCGCGCATAATGCTTCATGTGGATCCCTCGAGGACACCAGCAGTGAGCCTTTACAAGAAACATGGTTTTCAAGTTGATCGCTTGATTGAAGGTTACTACTCCTTGGAAAGACATGCATATGTAATGTACTTGGAACTTGATTCAAATTGA